In Roseisolibacter agri, one genomic interval encodes:
- a CDS encoding tetratricopeptide repeat protein — MSALVLLAALAACSTGDATTDAAPLAKDSALVARLAPAPVRPALPEVCGAVPAAAQPAAASMSRAEDLAHRAYAAEALGDPEAARALLRRASDLDGTNESAVYHLGRVTEALGDRPAAVAAYCRFLALTPTAAEADEARQRVARLSQPETHVATASEREPAATARARAKASRRGTRARAAVARTVAHRTVEAAPAPPAATTDAAVAHGVADTVSSGEVVATTSAPEPIGQPATTARTSGGGPSRAQRAGIGAAAGAIIGAVTGRSVKGALIGAAAGGIVGTATGGGRAGRGIRSSMRPTA; from the coding sequence ATGTCCGCGCTCGTGCTCCTCGCCGCCCTGGCGGCCTGCTCCACGGGTGACGCGACCACGGACGCCGCGCCCCTCGCGAAGGACTCCGCGCTCGTCGCGCGCCTCGCGCCGGCGCCGGTACGGCCCGCGCTCCCGGAGGTGTGCGGCGCGGTGCCCGCCGCCGCACAGCCGGCCGCCGCGAGCATGTCGCGCGCGGAGGATCTCGCGCACCGCGCGTACGCCGCGGAGGCGCTCGGCGACCCCGAGGCGGCGCGGGCGCTGCTGCGCCGCGCGTCGGACCTCGACGGCACGAACGAGTCGGCCGTCTACCACCTGGGCCGCGTCACCGAGGCGCTGGGCGACCGGCCGGCCGCGGTCGCGGCGTACTGCCGCTTCCTCGCGCTGACCCCGACGGCGGCCGAGGCAGATGAGGCGCGCCAGCGCGTGGCGCGGCTGTCGCAGCCGGAGACGCACGTGGCGACGGCGAGCGAGCGCGAGCCGGCGGCCACGGCGCGCGCACGGGCGAAGGCGTCGCGACGCGGGACGCGCGCGCGGGCGGCCGTCGCGCGCACCGTCGCGCACCGCACGGTGGAGGCGGCGCCGGCTCCGCCCGCTGCCACGACCGACGCGGCGGTCGCCCACGGCGTGGCGGACACCGTGTCCAGCGGCGAGGTGGTCGCCACCACGAGCGCGCCGGAGCCGATCGGTCAGCCGGCGACCACGGCCCGCACGAGCGGCGGCGGTCCGAGCCGCGCGCAGCGTGCCGGCATCGGCGCGGCGGCGGGCGCGATCATCGGCGCGGTGACCGGCCGCAGCGTGAAGGGCGCGCTCATCGGCGCGGCGGCCGGCGGGATCGTCGGCACGGCGACGGGCGGCGGGCGCGCGGGGCGCGGCATCCGGTCCTCGATGCGGCCTACCGCGTGA
- a CDS encoding amidohydrolase encodes MPPRPTLARRLAAAALPACALAALATLALAPRAAAAQRDSARATAADSIKYRYPTDARLAALKAEAAKKIDERAKLIQEMVDQVFSYGELGFQEVETSKYLTGILEQNGFKVERGVAGIPTAFVARWGSGKPVISLGSDIDGIPQATSKPGVAYRDPITVQGAPGHGEGHNSGMPLNVAAALVVKEIMQREKLPGTLVLWPGVAEEQMAGKAFLVRAGVFKDVDVTLFTHVSNDLGVSWGQSSSNALISALFKFKGSSAHSAGAPWRGRSALDAVMMLGMGWDMKREHLELPQRSHYVIPDGGDQPNVVPSTASIWFYFRERDYPKTLALFEAAKTMAQGAAMLTNTQVDTIQMIGSGWSGHFNRPIAEAMYQNIQTVGMPAWDEKDQQLAKALQRELGSPDSGLSKRPGRLGGPVNEATRMGGGSDDIGDVSWNVPTITLRYPSNIPGTPGHNWANSIAMATPIAHKGVVAGAKVQAMTMLDILMTPQIVTDAWSYFNDVQTKTVKYKPFIAATDQPPIWLNADIMAQYRPEMRKYYYDAKKYRTYLEQLGVTYPTVKTPTVP; translated from the coding sequence TTGCCTCCTCGCCCCACCCTCGCCCGGCGTCTCGCCGCCGCGGCCCTTCCCGCCTGCGCGCTGGCCGCGCTCGCCACACTGGCGCTCGCGCCCCGGGCCGCCGCCGCGCAGCGCGACTCCGCGCGCGCCACCGCCGCGGACTCCATCAAGTACCGCTACCCGACCGACGCCCGCCTCGCGGCGCTCAAGGCCGAGGCGGCGAAGAAGATCGACGAGCGGGCGAAGCTGATCCAGGAGATGGTCGACCAGGTCTTCTCCTACGGAGAGCTCGGCTTCCAGGAGGTCGAGACGTCGAAGTACCTGACGGGCATCCTGGAGCAGAACGGCTTCAAGGTGGAGCGTGGCGTCGCGGGCATTCCCACCGCCTTCGTGGCGAGGTGGGGCTCGGGCAAGCCCGTGATCTCGCTCGGCTCCGACATCGACGGGATCCCGCAGGCCACCAGCAAGCCGGGCGTCGCCTACCGCGATCCCATCACCGTGCAGGGCGCGCCCGGGCACGGCGAGGGGCACAACTCGGGCATGCCGCTCAACGTCGCCGCGGCGCTGGTGGTGAAGGAGATCATGCAGCGCGAGAAGCTCCCGGGCACGCTCGTCCTCTGGCCCGGCGTGGCCGAGGAGCAGATGGCCGGCAAGGCGTTCCTCGTGCGCGCGGGCGTGTTCAAGGACGTCGACGTCACGCTCTTCACGCACGTCAGCAACGACCTCGGCGTGTCGTGGGGCCAGTCGAGCAGCAACGCGCTCATCTCCGCGCTCTTCAAGTTCAAGGGCTCCAGCGCCCACTCGGCCGGCGCGCCGTGGCGCGGGCGCAGCGCGCTCGACGCCGTGATGATGCTGGGCATGGGCTGGGACATGAAGCGCGAGCACCTCGAGCTGCCGCAGCGCTCGCACTACGTCATCCCCGACGGCGGCGACCAGCCCAACGTGGTGCCGAGCACCGCGAGCATCTGGTTCTACTTCCGCGAGCGCGACTACCCGAAGACGCTGGCGCTGTTCGAGGCCGCGAAGACGATGGCGCAGGGCGCGGCGATGCTCACGAACACGCAGGTCGACACGATCCAGATGATCGGCTCGGGCTGGAGCGGACACTTCAACCGCCCCATCGCCGAGGCGATGTACCAGAACATCCAGACCGTCGGCATGCCGGCGTGGGACGAGAAGGACCAGCAGCTGGCGAAGGCGCTGCAGCGCGAGCTCGGCTCGCCCGACAGTGGGCTGAGCAAGCGGCCCGGTCGCCTCGGCGGGCCCGTGAACGAGGCGACGCGCATGGGCGGCGGCTCTGACGACATCGGCGACGTGAGCTGGAACGTCCCCACGATCACGCTGCGCTACCCGTCGAACATCCCGGGGACGCCGGGCCACAACTGGGCGAACTCGATCGCGATGGCGACGCCGATCGCGCACAAGGGCGTGGTGGCCGGCGCGAAGGTGCAGGCGATGACCATGCTGGACATCCTCATGACGCCGCAGATCGTCACCGACGCCTGGTCGTACTTCAACGACGTGCAGACGAAGACGGTCAAGTACAAGCCGTTCATCGCCGCGACGGACCAGCCGCCCATCTGGCTCAACGCCGACATCATGGCGCAGTACCGGCCGGAGATGCGGAAGTACTACTACGACGCGAAGAAGTACCGGACGTACCTGGAGCAGCTCGGCGTCACGTACCCGACGGTGAAGACGCCCACGGTGCCCTGA
- a CDS encoding ATP-binding protein, whose protein sequence is MSRPLQPSSPRAPLWGGRIAVAASFAILAAFALPTRHPGESPAVSRLFATAFLPIYWMAAALALQASRTGALDDAGARGWRRIAAAYAMLAVNNLLFVFARHVAPFPGAGLLVAVVVPLLWYAAIFAGLARLTRAMETALERATFWLDSATVLVSGLLILLYVFAHTPGESSLASPVKALTTIGFPALNGAVIFAAIVVVLRPGRGVARDAVGLLAAGVALTVVGDLAYGRAAAAGVHRPGIWYEPLYLLAGCLAVASAQLQRERPGRDDARAFALGPARSSILPYGAVLGAVVVVILEVGDRWQTTLGRMVVGAVALTGLVMARQLLARRHLMALAAAEQARLTRQRALEVQLQQAQKLEAVGLLAGGIAHDFNNILTAIRASAELAATSGTAGRQDMEDIVRAVDHGASLTRQLLAFGRRDAVQLQRFDLRAVVHGMDAMLRRVVTGEIVLRVSLPSGAVPVEMDRAQLEQVLLNLAINARDAMPDGGTLAITVGTTVRDAPTAVLEAGRYATLEVRDTGHGMTPDVIARIFEPFFTTKPRGRGSGLGLSTVYAIVSRAGGTIDVASTVGTGTTFTVLIPLAAAPEGDAGPESLPATPAAPSAAPASREVVLVVDDEAAIRQLVLRYLTGNGYTCIAAADGAEALEHLASPGPRVDLLLTDLTMPGMSGRVLVERARALDPALRVICMSGYAEREAAAGDGAVPAAHYIEKPFSLSALGRLVRATLDAPAA, encoded by the coding sequence ATGAGTCGTCCCCTGCAGCCGAGCAGCCCGCGCGCGCCCCTGTGGGGCGGACGGATCGCCGTCGCGGCGTCGTTCGCGATCCTCGCCGCGTTCGCGCTGCCGACGCGCCATCCCGGCGAGTCGCCCGCGGTGTCGCGGCTGTTCGCGACGGCCTTCCTCCCGATCTACTGGATGGCCGCCGCCCTCGCGCTGCAGGCGTCGCGGACCGGCGCGCTCGATGACGCGGGCGCGCGCGGCTGGCGCCGGATCGCCGCCGCCTACGCGATGCTCGCGGTCAACAACCTCCTGTTCGTCTTCGCGCGGCACGTCGCGCCCTTCCCCGGCGCCGGCCTGCTCGTGGCGGTGGTCGTGCCGCTGCTCTGGTACGCGGCGATCTTCGCGGGGCTGGCGCGCCTGACGCGCGCGATGGAGACGGCGCTGGAGCGCGCCACCTTCTGGCTCGACTCGGCGACGGTGCTCGTCAGCGGCCTGCTGATCCTGCTCTACGTGTTCGCGCACACGCCCGGCGAGAGCTCGCTGGCGTCGCCCGTGAAGGCGCTCACCACGATCGGCTTCCCCGCGCTGAACGGCGCCGTGATCTTCGCCGCGATCGTCGTGGTCCTGCGCCCGGGCCGCGGCGTGGCGCGCGACGCCGTCGGGCTGCTCGCCGCCGGCGTCGCGCTGACCGTGGTCGGCGATCTCGCGTACGGACGCGCCGCGGCGGCCGGCGTGCACCGGCCGGGCATCTGGTACGAGCCGCTGTACCTGCTCGCCGGCTGCCTCGCCGTGGCATCGGCGCAGCTGCAGCGCGAGCGTCCCGGGCGCGACGACGCGCGCGCGTTCGCGCTCGGCCCCGCGCGCTCCAGCATCCTCCCCTACGGCGCGGTGCTCGGCGCGGTCGTCGTGGTGATCCTCGAGGTCGGCGACCGGTGGCAGACGACGCTCGGGCGCATGGTCGTCGGCGCCGTCGCGCTGACGGGCCTCGTGATGGCGCGCCAGCTGCTGGCGCGCCGGCACCTGATGGCGCTCGCCGCGGCGGAGCAGGCGCGGCTCACGCGGCAGCGCGCGCTCGAGGTGCAGCTGCAGCAGGCGCAGAAGCTGGAGGCGGTGGGCCTGCTGGCGGGCGGGATCGCGCACGACTTCAACAACATCCTCACCGCCATCCGCGCGAGCGCGGAGCTCGCGGCGACGTCGGGCACCGCCGGCCGGCAGGACATGGAGGACATCGTGCGCGCGGTCGACCATGGCGCGTCGCTCACGCGGCAGCTGCTGGCGTTCGGGCGGCGCGACGCGGTGCAGCTGCAGCGCTTCGACCTGCGCGCCGTGGTGCACGGGATGGACGCGATGCTGCGGCGCGTGGTGACCGGCGAGATCGTGCTGCGCGTGTCGCTGCCGTCCGGCGCCGTGCCGGTGGAGATGGACCGTGCGCAGCTGGAGCAGGTGCTGCTCAACCTCGCGATCAACGCCCGCGACGCGATGCCCGACGGCGGCACGCTCGCGATCACCGTCGGGACCACCGTGCGCGACGCGCCGACGGCGGTGCTGGAGGCCGGGCGCTACGCGACGCTCGAAGTGCGCGACACGGGCCACGGCATGACGCCCGACGTCATCGCGCGCATCTTCGAGCCCTTCTTCACCACCAAGCCGCGCGGGCGCGGCTCGGGGCTGGGGCTGTCGACCGTGTACGCGATCGTCTCGCGCGCGGGCGGCACGATCGACGTCGCGAGCACGGTCGGCACGGGGACGACGTTCACGGTGCTGATCCCGCTCGCCGCGGCGCCGGAGGGCGACGCGGGTCCGGAGTCGCTGCCGGCCACGCCCGCCGCGCCGTCCGCCGCGCCCGCGTCGCGCGAGGTGGTGCTGGTGGTCGACGACGAGGCGGCGATCCGCCAGCTGGTGCTGCGGTACCTGACGGGGAACGGCTACACCTGCATCGCCGCCGCCGACGGGGCCGAGGCGCTGGAGCATCTCGCGTCGCCGGGGCCGCGCGTCGACCTGCTCCTGACCGACCTGACGATGCCCGGCATGAGCGGCCGCGTGCTCGTGGAGCGGGCGCGCGCGCTCGACCCCGCGCTGCGCGTCATCTGCATGTCGGGGTACGCCGAGCGCGAGGCGGCGGCGGGCGACGGCGCGGTGCCGGCGGCGCACTACATCGAGAAGCCGTTCAGCCTCAGCGCCCTCGGGCGTCTGGTGCGGGCGACGCTGGACGCGCCGGCGGCGTGA
- a CDS encoding peptidoglycan recognition protein family protein has translation MSPRLHWLPDVLEGAGLKVARQPGWETRGSDTMGPIRGVICHYTATPDRTKVMPTLGLLIRGRDDLPGPLSQLGLGRDGTYFVIASGKANHAGRGAWNGIETGNSSFIGIEAENSGRRDDPWPPIQLDAYHRGVAAILAFVGRTAASCCGHAEWALPAGRKSDPGLDMHAFRQNVAAILGGAAPPPPIIPRAEPTGKGRPTLRRGDEGEHVHALQAKLGIAPPGPFGPKTEAAVRDFQRGKGMVPDGIVGPKTWLALDQLR, from the coding sequence ATGTCGCCACGACTGCACTGGCTTCCGGACGTCCTCGAGGGCGCGGGGCTCAAGGTCGCACGCCAGCCCGGCTGGGAGACGCGCGGCAGCGACACCATGGGCCCGATCCGCGGCGTCATCTGCCACTACACGGCGACGCCGGACCGCACGAAGGTCATGCCCACGCTCGGACTGCTGATCCGCGGGCGCGACGACCTGCCAGGCCCGCTGTCGCAGCTCGGCCTCGGGCGCGACGGGACCTACTTCGTCATCGCGTCCGGCAAGGCGAACCACGCGGGGCGCGGCGCGTGGAACGGGATCGAGACGGGCAACTCGAGCTTCATCGGCATCGAGGCCGAGAACTCGGGGCGGCGAGACGATCCGTGGCCGCCGATCCAGCTCGACGCGTACCACCGCGGCGTGGCGGCGATCCTCGCGTTCGTGGGCCGCACGGCCGCGTCGTGCTGCGGGCACGCCGAGTGGGCGCTGCCGGCGGGCCGGAAGTCGGATCCGGGCCTCGACATGCACGCGTTCCGCCAGAACGTCGCCGCGATCCTCGGCGGCGCCGCGCCGCCGCCGCCGATCATTCCGCGCGCGGAGCCCACCGGGAAGGGCCGCCCGACGCTGCGACGCGGCGACGAGGGCGAGCACGTGCACGCGCTGCAGGCGAAGCTCGGGATCGCGCCGCCCGGTCCCTTCGGCCCGAAGACGGAGGCGGCCGTGCGCGACTTCCAGCGCGGCAAGGGCATGGTCCCCGACGGCATCGTCGGGCCCAAGACCTGGCTCGCGCTCGATCAGCTGCGGTAG
- a CDS encoding amidohydrolase family protein: MPAMPAVVTNAPDTVRHVVLNHGRPAGEMLVVRDGDSLVVHYHHIDRNRGARNETHYRLAPDGRVVAGTVWQLPLNEPDAPRRAPSDRFEMTRDSLVWGATDRTRRAVALSPGLTYRLGGGSPLDNALVARAALARPDRSLRLPGAGSVRADIVGDTTLSVGGRRERLRLVMLHRGAGAPSALWLDQRGELAVTGVGWFITVRRGFESTLPALRRIETRWRDAQGAALARSVAPPAAEAIAIVGGDVFDSERGIVRPRATIVVRGDRIVAVGPADSVAVPAGARTVDATGRTVIPGMWDMHTHAQLTSQSSSAPAQLADGITTVRDLAADLDVAVSHRDRANAGTILAPRFVLAGFIEGPLRWAGPSEVLVATEAEARAWVARYDSLGYRQIKVYNVVHPDLVPTIAEEAHRRGLRLSGHVPRGITVPTAVRLGFDEINHAAFLFSTFYQDSLYLPMRAYSAVAAAVAPRIDVEGAPMTEMIALFKERGTVIDGTFNLWMSARNPGAPPDSLAKRADANYLRLLRRLYDAGVTLVAGTDGSSYNDELELYERAGIPAPEVLRIATIVAARVMKDDRDYGSIAAGKVADLAIVDGKPHERVADLRKVRQVMRAGRLYERQRIVDALRPARQADASH, encoded by the coding sequence ATGCCCGCCATGCCCGCCGTCGTCACGAACGCGCCCGACACCGTGCGCCACGTCGTGCTGAACCACGGCCGCCCCGCCGGCGAGATGCTGGTCGTGCGCGACGGCGACTCGCTCGTCGTGCACTACCACCACATCGACCGGAACCGCGGCGCGCGCAACGAGACGCACTACCGCCTCGCGCCCGACGGCCGCGTCGTCGCGGGCACGGTGTGGCAGCTCCCGCTGAACGAGCCGGACGCGCCGCGCCGCGCGCCCTCCGATCGCTTCGAGATGACGCGCGACTCGCTGGTGTGGGGCGCGACGGACCGCACGCGGCGCGCGGTGGCGCTGTCACCCGGGCTCACGTACCGACTCGGCGGCGGCTCGCCGCTCGACAACGCACTCGTCGCGCGCGCCGCGCTGGCGCGTCCCGACCGCTCGCTGCGGCTGCCGGGCGCGGGCAGCGTGCGCGCGGACATCGTCGGCGACACGACGCTCAGCGTCGGCGGACGGCGCGAGCGCCTGCGGCTGGTGATGCTGCACCGCGGCGCCGGCGCGCCGAGCGCGCTCTGGCTCGACCAGCGCGGCGAGCTCGCGGTCACGGGCGTCGGCTGGTTCATCACCGTGCGCCGCGGCTTCGAGTCCACGCTCCCCGCGCTGCGCCGCATCGAGACGCGGTGGCGCGATGCGCAGGGCGCCGCCCTGGCCCGCTCCGTCGCGCCGCCGGCGGCCGAGGCGATCGCGATCGTCGGCGGCGACGTCTTCGACAGCGAGCGCGGCATCGTGCGGCCGCGCGCGACGATCGTGGTCCGCGGCGACCGGATCGTCGCCGTCGGCCCGGCCGACTCGGTCGCCGTCCCCGCCGGCGCGCGCACGGTGGACGCCACGGGCCGCACGGTGATCCCCGGCATGTGGGACATGCACACGCACGCGCAGCTCACGAGCCAGTCGAGCAGCGCGCCCGCACAGCTGGCCGACGGCATCACCACCGTACGCGATCTCGCGGCCGACCTCGACGTCGCCGTCTCGCACCGCGACCGCGCGAACGCGGGGACGATCCTCGCGCCGCGCTTCGTGCTCGCGGGCTTCATCGAGGGGCCGCTGCGCTGGGCGGGGCCGAGCGAGGTGCTGGTCGCCACCGAGGCGGAGGCGCGGGCGTGGGTCGCGCGCTACGACTCGCTCGGGTACCGGCAGATCAAGGTCTACAACGTGGTGCATCCCGACCTCGTGCCGACCATCGCGGAGGAGGCGCACCGGCGCGGCCTGCGGCTCAGCGGCCACGTGCCGCGCGGCATCACCGTGCCCACCGCCGTCCGCCTCGGCTTCGACGAGATCAACCACGCGGCGTTCCTGTTCTCGACCTTCTACCAGGACTCCCTCTACCTGCCAATGCGCGCCTACTCGGCCGTCGCCGCCGCGGTGGCGCCGCGCATCGACGTCGAGGGCGCGCCGATGACCGAGATGATCGCGCTCTTCAAGGAGCGCGGCACCGTCATCGACGGCACGTTCAACCTCTGGATGTCGGCGCGGAATCCCGGCGCGCCGCCCGACTCGCTCGCGAAGCGGGCGGACGCGAACTACCTGCGCCTGCTGCGCCGCCTGTACGACGCGGGCGTGACGCTGGTCGCGGGCACCGACGGCAGCAGCTACAACGACGAGCTGGAGCTGTACGAGCGCGCCGGCATCCCCGCGCCCGAGGTGCTGCGCATCGCGACCATCGTCGCCGCGCGCGTGATGAAGGACGACCGCGACTACGGCAGCATCGCCGCCGGCAAGGTCGCGGACCTCGCGATCGTCGACGGGAAGCCGCACGAGCGCGTGGCGGACCTGCGGAAGGTGCGGCAGGTCATGCGCGCGGGCCGGCTGTACGAGCGGCAGCGGATCGTCGACGCGCTGCGCCCGGCGCGGCAGGCGGACGCGTCACACTGA
- a CDS encoding M20/M25/M40 family metallo-hydrolase — translation MHPADPTDSGFADTPAPVTRREFVHGAAASAALLAMGGLSAPLAAMPGAMPAVAADRAAVLAQVAAQHDDTLRRLREWIALPSIAAEDRNYPQGPEHMARLAREAGFQHVEVVPTAGKSGVFATLDAGAPTWLAIYMMYDVKQYDPAEWSAPPLEGRIVEKAGLGKVLVGRGATNSKGPQMACLAALHAFRAANTKLPVNLVLICEGEEEIGSPNFRQIVFKPEVEAALKKCVGIIIPLGNQDPDGSVQINLGAKGVVELELVASGEKWGRGPTKDVHSSLAAQVDSPVWHLVQALNTLVKADGHTPAVEGFFENVRPLTAEQRRILDAAIPKRSEESAKRSLGVSRWIADEPWRESLVRLASQPTINIEGLVGGYTGPGGKTILPHRAIAKIDMRLVPDMTAKEALAKLKAHLAKQGFGDVEVNMTGGYDPTETPADSRLVKAMAATYRKVGVEPLLWPRLAGSWPGATFTAAPLKLAAGQFGMGHGGGAHAPDEYWVVEPANPKVAGMDGAARSFVELFYALA, via the coding sequence ATGCACCCTGCCGATCCCACCGACTCCGGCTTCGCCGACACGCCCGCTCCCGTCACCCGCCGCGAGTTCGTCCACGGCGCGGCCGCCAGCGCCGCGCTGCTCGCCATGGGTGGCCTGTCCGCGCCGCTGGCCGCGATGCCCGGTGCGATGCCCGCCGTCGCCGCGGACCGTGCGGCCGTCCTCGCGCAGGTCGCCGCGCAGCACGACGACACGCTGCGACGCCTGCGCGAGTGGATCGCGCTGCCGTCCATCGCCGCGGAGGACCGCAACTACCCGCAGGGGCCCGAGCACATGGCGCGCCTCGCGCGCGAGGCCGGCTTCCAGCACGTCGAGGTGGTGCCGACCGCGGGCAAGAGCGGCGTCTTCGCGACGCTCGACGCGGGCGCGCCCACGTGGCTGGCGATCTACATGATGTACGACGTCAAGCAGTACGACCCGGCCGAGTGGAGCGCGCCGCCGCTGGAGGGGCGCATCGTCGAGAAGGCGGGGCTCGGAAAGGTGCTCGTCGGGCGCGGCGCGACGAACTCCAAGGGGCCGCAGATGGCCTGCCTCGCGGCGCTGCACGCCTTCCGCGCGGCGAACACGAAGCTGCCGGTGAACCTCGTGCTGATCTGCGAGGGGGAGGAGGAGATCGGCTCGCCGAACTTCCGGCAGATCGTCTTCAAGCCGGAGGTCGAGGCCGCGCTGAAGAAGTGCGTCGGGATCATCATCCCGCTCGGCAACCAGGATCCCGACGGCTCCGTGCAGATCAACCTCGGCGCCAAGGGTGTGGTCGAGCTGGAGCTCGTGGCGTCGGGCGAGAAGTGGGGGCGCGGGCCCACGAAGGACGTGCACTCGAGTCTCGCCGCGCAGGTCGACAGCCCCGTGTGGCACCTCGTGCAGGCGCTCAACACGCTCGTGAAGGCGGACGGGCACACGCCCGCGGTCGAGGGCTTCTTCGAGAACGTGCGGCCGCTGACGGCCGAGCAGCGCCGCATCCTCGACGCCGCGATCCCGAAGCGCAGCGAGGAGAGCGCGAAGCGATCGCTCGGCGTGTCGCGGTGGATCGCCGACGAGCCGTGGCGCGAGTCGCTCGTGCGCCTCGCCTCGCAGCCGACCATCAACATCGAGGGGCTGGTGGGCGGCTACACGGGGCCCGGCGGCAAGACGATCCTGCCGCACCGCGCGATCGCGAAGATCGACATGCGCCTCGTGCCCGACATGACGGCGAAGGAGGCGCTCGCGAAGCTGAAGGCGCACCTCGCGAAGCAGGGCTTCGGCGACGTCGAGGTCAACATGACCGGCGGCTACGATCCCACCGAGACGCCCGCCGACTCGCGCCTCGTGAAGGCGATGGCCGCGACCTACCGCAAGGTCGGCGTCGAGCCGCTGCTCTGGCCGCGGCTCGCGGGCTCGTGGCCGGGCGCGACGTTCACCGCCGCGCCGCTGAAGCTCGCGGCGGGGCAGTTCGGCATGGGGCACGGCGGCGGCGCGCACGCGCCCGACGAGTACTGGGTCGTGGAGCCCGCGAACCCGAAGGTCGCGGGGATGGACGGTGCGGCGCGCTCGTTCGTCGAGCTGTTCTACGCGCTCGCCTGA
- a CDS encoding class I adenylate-forming enzyme family protein — protein MSLQELLDLSLVGRAGAVGLEDATRDPASPAVLTFGEIDARADATARLLAARGFVAGDRLAFFLPNRLELLDLFLACVRLGVIAVPMNALYREREVAHLVADSAPKVVVTTADRAAYLPAGTPWWDVATLAAEAAAHADPGRRLVVPMDGEAIAALVYTSGTTGKAKGAMLTRNNLAANAAVLTTCWQITAADRYLAVLPLFHVHGLANGVHCWLASGCRMRLEERFDAARAADVLRAFRPTLVFGVPAVYVRLLELDDATAREVGAAARLFVSGSAPLPAHVHAAFEARYGQRILERYGMSETLMTIGNPYAGERRAGSVGFPFPGTAVRILDASGEPAAEGETGELWVKGPTVCAGYWNRPDATEAAFAGGWFRTGDLGARGADGYVTLRGRGSDLIISSGFNVYPREIEDVLLELPGVREAVVVGAPHARKGEVPLAYVVADDPFDGDALRAACAASLASFKVPVDVVRVDALPRTALGKVQKHLLPAWAGAAAEGA, from the coding sequence ATGTCGCTGCAGGAGCTGCTGGACCTCTCGCTCGTCGGCCGCGCCGGCGCCGTCGGGCTGGAGGACGCGACGCGCGATCCCGCGTCGCCCGCGGTGCTCACCTTCGGGGAGATCGACGCGCGCGCCGACGCGACGGCTCGACTTCTGGCGGCGCGCGGCTTCGTCGCCGGCGACCGGCTCGCGTTCTTCCTGCCGAACCGGCTGGAGCTGCTCGACCTCTTCCTCGCCTGCGTGCGGCTGGGCGTGATCGCGGTGCCCATGAACGCGCTCTACCGCGAGCGCGAGGTGGCGCACCTCGTCGCCGATTCCGCGCCGAAGGTCGTCGTCACGACCGCCGACCGCGCGGCGTACCTGCCCGCGGGCACGCCGTGGTGGGACGTCGCGACGCTGGCCGCGGAGGCGGCGGCGCACGCGGACCCGGGCCGGCGGCTCGTCGTGCCGATGGACGGCGAGGCGATCGCGGCGCTCGTGTACACGTCGGGCACGACGGGGAAGGCGAAGGGCGCGATGCTGACGCGCAACAACCTCGCGGCCAACGCCGCGGTGCTCACGACGTGCTGGCAGATCACCGCCGCCGACCGCTACCTGGCGGTGCTCCCGCTCTTCCACGTGCACGGCCTCGCGAACGGCGTGCACTGCTGGCTCGCCAGCGGGTGCCGCATGCGGCTCGAGGAGCGCTTCGACGCGGCGCGCGCGGCCGACGTGCTGCGCGCCTTCCGCCCGACGCTGGTGTTCGGCGTGCCGGCGGTCTACGTGCGGCTGCTGGAGCTGGACGACGCGACCGCGCGCGAGGTCGGCGCCGCGGCGCGCCTCTTCGTGTCCGGCTCCGCGCCGCTGCCCGCGCACGTGCACGCGGCGTTCGAGGCCAGGTACGGCCAGCGCATCCTCGAGCGCTACGGGATGAGCGAGACGCTGATGACCATCGGCAACCCGTACGCGGGCGAGCGGCGCGCCGGGAGCGTCGGCTTCCCGTTCCCCGGCACGGCGGTGCGGATCCTCGATGCGTCCGGCGAGCCGGCGGCCGAGGGCGAGACGGGCGAGCTGTGGGTGAAGGGGCCGACGGTGTGCGCCGGCTACTGGAACCGCCCCGACGCGACGGAGGCGGCGTTCGCGGGCGGCTGGTTCCGCACGGGCGACCTGGGCGCGCGCGGCGCCGACGGCTACGTGACGCTGCGCGGGCGCGGCTCGGACCTGATCATCTCGAGCGGCTTCAACGTCTACCCGCGCGAGATCGAGGACGTGCTGCTGGAGCTGCCCGGCGTGCGCGAGGCGGTCGTCGTCGGCGCGCCGCACGCACGCAAGGGCGAGGTGCCGCTGGCGTACGTCGTCGCGGACGATCCGTTCGACGGTGACGCGCTGCGCGCCGCGTGCGCCGCGTCGCTCGCGTCGTTCAAGGTTCCAGTCGACGTCGTGCGCGTCGACGCGCTGCCGCGCACCGCGCTCGGCAAGGTGCAGAAGCACCTGCTGCCCGCGTGGGCGGGTGCTGCCGCGGAGGGCGCGTGA